One window from the genome of Cyclobacterium amurskyense encodes:
- a CDS encoding maleylpyruvate isomerase N-terminal domain-containing protein, producing the protein MNFKKPGKIDVVNLLPELDKMLFELLEDLSPEDWDRLTIAPKWRVKDVAVHLLDGNLRTLSMLRDNYYGETPENVHSYKDLVGFLNELNAGWVNATRRLSPKVIIDLLKVSGKEYCGFLTTLNLDEKAEFSVAWAGENESRNWFHIAREYTEKWHHQQQIRLAVGSEKKLLEEKWYLPYLETSVSALPYHYRNVEAKNKDLIKFIFHGETEKSWYLYYDKGWELLASTNQMPICEVRIGDDYAWKIFTKGMPKEEAIARSKIIGNKELGVKIFDLVAVMA; encoded by the coding sequence ATGAATTTTAAGAAACCTGGAAAAATTGATGTAGTTAATTTGTTGCCAGAACTTGACAAGATGCTGTTCGAGTTGTTAGAGGATTTATCTCCGGAAGATTGGGATAGGCTTACTATTGCGCCTAAATGGAGGGTTAAAGATGTTGCCGTCCACTTATTAGATGGAAATTTGAGAACACTGTCAATGTTGCGTGATAATTATTATGGAGAAACACCAGAAAATGTACATTCCTATAAAGATTTGGTAGGTTTTCTAAATGAACTGAATGCAGGCTGGGTCAATGCCACTAGGAGACTTAGTCCAAAAGTAATAATAGATTTATTGAAGGTCTCAGGAAAAGAATACTGTGGGTTCCTGACCACCTTAAATCTTGATGAAAAAGCCGAATTTTCGGTGGCTTGGGCAGGTGAAAATGAATCCAGAAATTGGTTTCATATAGCAAGAGAATACACTGAAAAATGGCATCACCAACAACAGATTAGATTGGCTGTTGGTAGTGAGAAAAAATTACTTGAGGAGAAATGGTATTTGCCTTATCTGGAAACTTCTGTAAGCGCCCTACCTTATCATTATAGAAATGTAGAAGCGAAGAATAAGGACTTGATTAAATTTATTTTCCACGGAGAAACGGAGAAAAGTTGGTATTTGTACTATGACAAAGGCTGGGAATTACTTGCATCCACCAATCAAATGCCTATTTGTGAAGTCAGAATAGGTGATGATTACGCATGGAAAATATTTACCAAAGGAATGCCAAAAGAAGAAGCAATTGCCCGCTCTAAAATAATTGGCAACAAAGAGCTTGGTGTCAAAATTTTTGATTTGGTAGCCGTTATGGCATAA
- a CDS encoding alpha/beta hydrolase, which yields MKLKLILLLLFCSTLFANASQIDTVFVESESMTKSISNIVILPDSYSAQKESYPVLYLLHGAGGNHTDWISKVPAIKEYADQYNMIIVCPDGNATSWYFDSPVDEKMRYETYLSKELINIIDNTYNTIATKSGRAITGLSMGGHGAFYLAFRHQNVWGAAGSMSGGVDIRPFPKNWDLSKRLGDYAEYKDNWEDNTVINMVYKLKGDGLKLIFDCGVDDFFYDANKRLHVKLVERNIPHDYTERPGGHSWDYWANSIKYHLLFFSDYFKI from the coding sequence ATGAAACTTAAATTAATCCTACTTTTATTATTTTGTAGTACCTTATTTGCCAATGCATCCCAGATCGACACTGTCTTTGTGGAGAGTGAATCCATGACTAAATCGATTTCAAACATTGTCATCCTACCAGACAGTTACTCCGCTCAAAAGGAAAGTTATCCTGTCCTGTATTTGCTTCATGGTGCTGGTGGAAATCATACGGATTGGATATCTAAAGTGCCTGCCATTAAAGAATATGCAGACCAATACAATATGATAATTGTTTGCCCTGATGGCAATGCCACGAGTTGGTATTTTGACAGTCCTGTAGATGAAAAGATGAGGTACGAAACGTATCTTTCTAAAGAATTAATTAATATCATAGACAATACCTACAATACCATAGCGACAAAATCAGGAAGGGCCATTACGGGTTTAAGCATGGGTGGGCATGGCGCATTTTACCTTGCTTTTAGACATCAAAACGTTTGGGGTGCTGCCGGAAGCATGAGTGGAGGAGTGGATATTCGCCCATTTCCTAAAAACTGGGATTTAAGCAAACGCCTTGGGGATTACGCTGAATACAAAGACAATTGGGAAGACAATACGGTTATTAACATGGTGTATAAGTTGAAAGGAGACGGTTTAAAACTCATATTTGATTGTGGTGTAGATGATTTCTTTTATGATGCCAATAAGCGGTTGCATGTCAAATTGGTAGAAAGAAATATTCCTCATGATTATACGGAACGTCCGGGAGGCCACAGCTGGGATTACTGGGCAAATTCAATAAAATACCATCTGCTGTTTTTTAGCGATTACTTTAAAATTTAA
- a CDS encoding CotH kinase family protein, which yields MRTTKQLLTSLFFLLLFSCNDDFTASEKKDGLSSLPSISINTEDLSPIVSKEEYVNGTFEIASEVEEENLVTNIEIRGRGNSTWAFPKKPYQLKFSDKEKVLGIPKDKKWILLANYSDKTMLRNELAFELSRFSNLDWTPESRFVELSINNEYLGVYQITQKVEASSNRVEIGDDGYLLEVDQISRLDPDDVHFQTSNYLFNIKEPELEFGEDKYILIQDHINLIENVLMGSNFTDPVEGYTKYIDVASFIDWYLINEITKNNDAIFFSSVFLNYVPGGKLKMGPIWDYDISLGNIDYNGNETTDGFWVKDATWFSRLFEDSEFVSKVKSRFDHYYSNRDVFQANISSNAIYLNKAQQRNFTKWPILGEYVWPNYVYYPTYDEEVIYLNDWLAERLEWLKIAINELD from the coding sequence ATGAGGACTACAAAACAATTATTGACCTCCCTCTTTTTTTTACTACTATTTAGTTGTAATGATGATTTTACCGCTTCTGAGAAAAAAGATGGATTGTCCAGTCTTCCGTCCATATCCATAAATACGGAAGATTTATCGCCTATCGTTTCAAAAGAAGAATATGTAAATGGCACATTTGAGATAGCTAGCGAAGTTGAAGAGGAGAATTTGGTGACAAATATTGAAATTAGAGGTAGGGGTAACAGTACCTGGGCTTTTCCTAAAAAACCATATCAATTAAAGTTTTCCGATAAAGAAAAGGTTTTAGGAATACCAAAAGATAAAAAGTGGATCCTACTGGCCAATTATAGTGATAAAACAATGCTGAGAAATGAATTGGCATTTGAGCTTAGTAGGTTTAGCAATTTAGATTGGACTCCTGAAAGTCGTTTTGTTGAACTTTCTATTAACAATGAATATTTAGGAGTCTATCAAATCACTCAAAAAGTTGAAGCATCATCCAATAGGGTTGAGATAGGAGACGATGGCTATTTATTAGAGGTAGATCAAATTTCAAGATTAGACCCGGATGATGTTCATTTCCAGACATCTAATTATTTATTCAATATAAAAGAACCAGAGTTAGAATTTGGAGAGGATAAGTATATACTTATCCAAGACCATATTAATTTGATAGAAAATGTATTGATGGGAAGTAATTTTACTGACCCTGTTGAAGGATATACAAAATATATAGATGTAGCTTCTTTCATAGACTGGTACCTTATTAATGAAATCACCAAAAACAATGATGCTATATTTTTTTCTAGTGTTTTTTTGAATTATGTCCCTGGAGGTAAATTGAAAATGGGTCCAATATGGGATTATGACATTAGTCTTGGGAACATTGATTACAATGGCAATGAAACTACAGACGGTTTTTGGGTAAAAGATGCGACCTGGTTTTCCCGTCTATTTGAAGACTCTGAATTTGTATCGAAAGTAAAGTCTCGTTTTGACCATTATTATTCGAATCGGGATGTTTTTCAGGCTAACATTAGTTCAAATGCTATCTATTTAAACAAAGCTCAACAAAGGAATTTCACCAAATGGCCAATTCTGGGAGAATATGTCTGGCCTAATTATGTCTATTATCCTACTTATGATGAGGAAGTGATCTACCTTAATGATTGGCTTGCCGAAAGGTTAGAATGGCTGAAAATTGCTATAAATGAGTTAGATTAA
- a CDS encoding heparinase II/III domain-containing protein: MKVLNKINLRWLSPIFILLFLVSSLNAQHLPYKLENPITAKYLKNNLSKTSPRLVLNKDIEKKLKQKLKTDPVVQNVYKGIKQNAEAVFEQTIINLDIPLEERSQNNQLDISRDLLHRISMLAMVYRIEKDPRMLARINEEVIAACNFPTWNPKHFLDVGEMSLGIALAVDWVGKDLPASTVKLAKKALIEKGINPSWPENGEDPKWAYGHNNWNQVCNGGLVAAAIVVAEEAPELAAKTIYRAIDGMANALDQYGPDGVYPEGATYWRYGTSFSVVTASIFESAFGTDFGILEYPGFKESAMFRVLSDSPMGLFYNFGDCGDNSGENGDITLAWFASKTGNKTFFEKEKFMRPYEEMGKLSRLMGPALVWMSQYEEKDEMTVPSAWSGNGANPVVFFTGGDNDPNKFYFGGKGGSGSVSHGNMDAGSFVFELDGVRWSIDLGKDRFYGVIERTGFKLWGRCQDCERWTLLNKNNFGHSTLSVNNQLHVVDGKATIFDFKEGAKPEATIDLSPTFEGQLKSAKRRFVKSSPRSLLIEDDIVLSEDTELITWQLITQADVEIVDGGAILTQDGKSLNIENLSHPEYSISVISLNPPPFYLDTKKDNLKRLEIRIPAWKVESMATKIRVRLSGE, translated from the coding sequence ATGAAGGTGTTAAACAAAATAAATCTAAGGTGGCTTTCGCCCATTTTTATACTATTGTTTTTGGTGTCAAGCTTAAATGCACAGCATTTACCTTATAAATTGGAAAACCCCATTACCGCAAAGTACCTAAAAAATAACCTGAGTAAAACATCACCTCGGCTTGTCCTGAACAAGGATATAGAGAAGAAGCTGAAGCAAAAATTAAAAACCGATCCAGTTGTGCAGAATGTCTATAAAGGCATTAAGCAAAATGCAGAAGCTGTTTTTGAGCAGACGATTATTAACCTGGATATTCCTCTGGAAGAAAGGTCACAGAACAACCAGCTGGATATTTCCAGGGACTTGCTGCATAGGATCAGCATGCTGGCGATGGTTTACCGAATAGAAAAGGATCCTCGCATGCTTGCTCGGATAAATGAGGAGGTTATTGCCGCCTGTAATTTCCCGACTTGGAACCCCAAGCATTTTCTCGATGTAGGAGAAATGTCTCTTGGAATTGCCCTGGCCGTGGATTGGGTAGGGAAGGACTTGCCAGCATCCACCGTAAAGCTGGCTAAAAAAGCCCTGATTGAAAAAGGCATTAATCCAAGTTGGCCGGAAAATGGGGAAGACCCCAAATGGGCTTATGGACATAATAATTGGAATCAGGTATGTAATGGAGGATTGGTAGCGGCAGCGATTGTGGTGGCTGAAGAAGCTCCTGAACTGGCGGCCAAGACCATTTATAGAGCCATTGACGGCATGGCAAACGCCTTGGATCAATATGGGCCTGATGGAGTCTATCCTGAAGGTGCTACCTATTGGCGGTATGGAACTTCTTTTTCGGTGGTAACGGCTTCCATATTCGAAAGTGCCTTTGGTACTGATTTTGGAATACTTGAATATCCGGGGTTTAAGGAAAGTGCCATGTTTAGGGTGCTTTCTGACAGTCCTATGGGCCTGTTTTATAATTTTGGAGATTGTGGAGACAATAGCGGAGAAAATGGTGACATTACCTTGGCTTGGTTTGCCTCTAAAACAGGGAACAAAACCTTCTTTGAAAAAGAAAAATTCATGAGACCCTATGAGGAAATGGGGAAATTGTCAAGATTGATGGGGCCTGCATTGGTGTGGATGTCCCAATATGAAGAAAAAGATGAAATGACGGTTCCTTCTGCATGGAGCGGGAATGGAGCAAATCCTGTCGTGTTTTTCACAGGAGGAGACAATGATCCCAATAAGTTTTATTTCGGAGGCAAAGGCGGAAGTGGATCTGTGAGTCATGGCAATATGGATGCAGGTTCATTTGTTTTTGAATTGGATGGCGTGCGTTGGAGTATAGACCTGGGAAAAGATAGGTTTTATGGCGTTATTGAGAGGACTGGCTTTAAACTCTGGGGAAGGTGTCAGGATTGTGAGCGATGGACACTATTGAATAAGAATAACTTCGGGCACAGCACACTTTCTGTAAACAACCAACTTCATGTAGTGGATGGGAAAGCCACCATTTTTGATTTTAAAGAAGGAGCAAAACCGGAAGCGACGATTGACTTGTCACCGACCTTTGAGGGGCAATTGAAAAGTGCCAAACGAAGGTTTGTAAAAAGCAGTCCCAGGTCACTCTTGATTGAGGACGATATAGTATTGTCCGAGGATACAGAATTGATCACCTGGCAATTAATTACTCAAGCTGATGTTGAGATTGTTGATGGTGGGGCAATTTTAACACAAGATGGTAAAAGCCTAAACATAGAAAATCTATCCCATCCTGAGTATAGCATTTCTGTTATTTCCCTCAATCCTCCTCCATTCTATCTGGATACAAAAAAAGACAATCTAAAACGCCTGGAAATTCGGATTCCAGCTTGGAAAGTAGAAAGTATGGCAACAAAAATAAGGGTGCGACTTTCAGGGGAATAA
- a CDS encoding alpha/beta hydrolase → MKLKLILLFVCCNAFLLKASQVDTVFVESESMSKSIANIVILPDSYASQKESFPVLYLLHGAGGNHTDWISKVPAIKEYADQYNMIIVCPDGNATSWYFDSPVDEKMRYETYLSKELTGSIDKTYNTTATKSGRAITGLSMGGHGAFYLAFKHQDIWGAAGSMSGGLDIRPFPKNWDLSKRLGDYSEYKENWENNTVINLVYKLSGDSLKLIFDCGVDDFFYDANKRLHEKLMERNIPHDYTERPGGHSWNYWTNSLKYHLLFFSDYFNQ, encoded by the coding sequence ATGAAATTAAAATTAATCCTACTTTTTGTATGCTGTAATGCTTTTTTACTAAAAGCCTCTCAGGTAGACACGGTCTTTGTGGAAAGTGAATCCATGAGTAAATCCATTGCAAACATTGTCATCCTACCAGACAGTTACGCAAGCCAAAAGGAAAGTTTCCCTGTTCTGTATTTGCTTCATGGGGCAGGTGGAAACCATACGGATTGGATATCCAAAGTGCCTGCCATTAAAGAATATGCAGACCAATACAACATGATAATTGTTTGCCCTGACGGGAATGCCACAAGTTGGTATTTTGACAGCCCTGTGGACGAAAAGATGAGGTACGAAACCTATCTTTCTAAAGAATTAACTGGATCCATAGACAAAACCTACAATACCACAGCCACAAAATCAGGAAGAGCCATTACAGGTTTAAGCATGGGAGGGCATGGGGCCTTTTACCTTGCCTTTAAACATCAGGACATTTGGGGTGCCGCTGGAAGCATGAGTGGGGGACTGGACATTCGCCCATTTCCTAAGAACTGGGATTTAAGCAAACGCCTGGGAGATTACTCCGAGTACAAAGAAAATTGGGAAAACAATACGGTTATTAACCTGGTGTATAAGTTGAGCGGAGACAGCTTAAAACTCATTTTTGATTGCGGTGTAGATGATTTCTTTTACGATGCCAATAAGCGATTGCATGAAAAATTGATGGAACGAAATATTCCTCATGACTATACAGAACGTCCAGGAGGCCACAGTTGGAATTACTGGACCAACTCATTAAAGTACCATTTGCTGTTTTTTAGCGATTACTTTAACCAATAA
- a CDS encoding dihydrofolate reductase family protein: MKCSVFIATSVDGFIAKPDGSVDWLHTAGNGQVLAKEQADMGFNAYIAAVDCMIMGR; the protein is encoded by the coding sequence ATGAAATGTTCTGTTTTTATAGCTACCAGTGTTGATGGATTTATCGCAAAACCAGACGGTAGTGTGGATTGGTTACACACAGCAGGAAATGGGCAGGTATTGGCAAAAGAACAGGCCGATATGGGATTTAACGCTTATATAGCAGCTGTGGATTGTATGATCATGGGGCGGTAA